A region of the Micromonospora sediminicola genome:
ATCCTCACCGACGAGGACTTCGCCGACCTGCCGTTGAGCACCTCGCACGCGATCGACGTGCTGGAGTTCGTGCCGGCCGAGCAGGTCGACCCGATCCTCTACAACAAGGCCTACTTCCTGGAGCCGGAGGGCTCGGCCACCAAGCCGTACGTGCTGCTGCGCGACGCGCTCTCCGACTCGGAGCGGGTGGCGATCGTCAAGGTGGCGCTGCGCCAGCGGGAGCAACTGGCCACCCTGCGGGTCCGCGAGGGCGTGCTGCTGCTCAACACCATGCTCTGGCCGGACGAGATCCGCCAGCCGGACTTCGGCTTCCTGGACGAGGACCTGAAGGTCCGCCCGCCGGAGCTGGCGATGGCCAGCTCACTGATCGACTCGATGGCCGGCGAGTTCGAGCCGGACGCGTTCACCGACGACTACCGGGCCGCGTTGCAGGAGGTCATCGACGCCAAGGTCGAGGGCCGTGAGGTGGTGCAGCCGGAGGAGGAAGAGGCAGCGCCGGCCGCCGCGGTGGACCTGATGGCCGCGCTGAAGGCGTCGGTCGAGCGGGCCCGGGCGGCCCGGGGTGAGGCGCCGTCCGGCGGCGGGGCCGAGCCGACCCCGATCTCGTCGGCCCGCTCGGCGAAGAAGACCGCCGCGAAGAAGGCCCCCGCCAAGAAGACCCCCGCCAAGAAGACCGCGGCGAAGAAGGCCGAACCGGCCAAGAAGACCGCCGCGAAGAAGGCCCCCGCCAAGAAGACCGCCGCGAAGAAGAAGACCGCCTGAGGTGCAAGGAGGGGCCCCCGCTTAACGCCTCCGGTATAGGCGGGGCCCCCTCTTGTCACCCACGGCCGAGCTTCTCCGTCGGCGTGACGCGCACGATGACGCGTTCCTCGCCGGGACGGCGCCACGGGTACGCGTCCTGGTTCAGATACTTCTTCGCCATCCGGTCGATGTGCTCGTCGGCGCCCTCGGTGACGAACTCGGCGGTGCCCTTCACCCAGAGCGTGCGGAAGTCGTCCGCCTTGTCCACCACCGACACCGCGACCACCGGGTTGCGCGCCATGTTGAGGTACTTCTGCCGGCCCTTTGCCGTGTTGAACAGGATGTGCTCGCCGTCGGTGTCCACCCAGACCGGGGTGACGTGCGGGGTGCCGTCGGACTCGATCGTGGCCACGTGCGCGAGCTGGGGCTCGCCGAGCAGGGCCAGATCTTCTTCGGTGAGGATCGCCATGGTCGAGAACGTACCTCGGTGGGTTGTCCGCCGCCGCCGGTACGCTCCGCCGGCCGTCGGCCGACGAAAGGACACTTCCCATGCCGTACACCCCAGACTTCGAGCGACTGCTCACCCCCGGCGCCCGGTTCGAGGACGGCACGGCCGTGCACGTGATCGAGGCGCACCCCGCCGGTGAGGTCGTGCTGCCGACCGGCCGACTGGTGGGGTGCGATCCGCTGGTCTGCCCGGAGAGCGACCCGTACACGGTCGCCGTCGCGCCCGGCCGTTACCCGGCACGTGCCTGGGTGTCGTCGGTCCGCCGCGACGGCGACGAGACCGACCGGCGGGTCGCGGCGCTGGAGGTCGTCGTCCGGGACGAGCCGGTCTCGCGGTGGGAGATGGCCGTCGTCGACGGCCAGGACATCGGCGAGCTGGGCCCGGACGGCTTCTTCGGGTACGGCGTGGACGCCGGCACCGGCACGCTCGCCGACCGCGACGCTCTCGCCGTGATCGAGGACTGGGACTACGAGCGGATCGAGGAGGTTTTCATCGCCGGGGACGAGGGCTCCGCCCCTGGTCCGGTGCCGGGCCTGGTCGACGCGGTCGTGGACGAGGAGACCGGCGCGAACGTGGTGGCGGTCTGGTCGGGCTGGGGGGACGGCTGCTACGGCACCTGGATCGGCCGGGACGCGGACGACCGGGTCGCGAGGTTCGTCACCGATTTCATGGTGGTGCCCGTCGAGGACTGAGGTGTGAACAAGGGGCCCCGCCCATACCGAATGCGTTAAGAAGGGCCCCCGCCTTTTCTCACAGTGGGCGTGTGGGCGGGTACCGTTTGCGCGCATCCACCCACCTGCAGGGAGTCGACGTGAGCGAGCGTGTGGAGAACCGGACGGCGGGCCAGGCCCCGGCCACCAAGGCACAGCGGCGGTTGGCCGCCCAGCTGGCCGAGAAGAAGGCCGCCGAGGCGCGCCGCCGCCGGCAGTCGATGCTCGGCGCGGCCGCCGGTGTGCTCGCCGTGGTGGCCCTGGTCGGCGGTCTGGTCTGGCTGAACAGCGGGGACGACGACAAGCCCGCCACCGCCACCTCGGCCAGCCCCAGCGCCCCGGTCGAGCCCGCCGCGCCGCCCGCCCCGGAGCTGCCCGCGGGCACCGACCCGGCGCTGAAGACCAAGCCGACCGTCCAGGCCGGCTCGGGTGACCTGAAGAAGCTGACCGTCACCACGCTGGTCAAGGGCACCGGCCCGGCGGTGAAGGCCGGCCAGACCATCACCACGAATTACGTGGGCGTGTTCTACAAGGACGGCAAGCAGTTCGACGCGTCCTGGGACAACGGCCAGCCGGCCACCTTCCAGATCGGCGTGGGCCAGGTCATCAAGGGCTGGGACCAGGGCCTGGTCGGCGTG
Encoded here:
- a CDS encoding non-homologous end joining protein Ku, giving the protein MRAIWKGAVSFGLVSIGVKVYSATEEKDIRFHQVHREDGGRIRYKRTCSVCGEEVTYDDIAKGYDIGGGEMVILTDEDFADLPLSTSHAIDVLEFVPAEQVDPILYNKAYFLEPEGSATKPYVLLRDALSDSERVAIVKVALRQREQLATLRVREGVLLLNTMLWPDEIRQPDFGFLDEDLKVRPPELAMASSLIDSMAGEFEPDAFTDDYRAALQEVIDAKVEGREVVQPEEEEAAPAAAVDLMAALKASVERARAARGEAPSGGGAEPTPISSARSAKKTAAKKAPAKKTPAKKTAAKKAEPAKKTAAKKAPAKKTAAKKKTA
- a CDS encoding PPOX class F420-dependent oxidoreductase translates to MAILTEEDLALLGEPQLAHVATIESDGTPHVTPVWVDTDGEHILFNTAKGRQKYLNMARNPVVAVSVVDKADDFRTLWVKGTAEFVTEGADEHIDRMAKKYLNQDAYPWRRPGEERVIVRVTPTEKLGRG
- a CDS encoding DUF4241 domain-containing protein, with translation MPYTPDFERLLTPGARFEDGTAVHVIEAHPAGEVVLPTGRLVGCDPLVCPESDPYTVAVAPGRYPARAWVSSVRRDGDETDRRVAALEVVVRDEPVSRWEMAVVDGQDIGELGPDGFFGYGVDAGTGTLADRDALAVIEDWDYERIEEVFIAGDEGSAPGPVPGLVDAVVDEETGANVVAVWSGWGDGCYGTWIGRDADDRVARFVTDFMVVPVED
- a CDS encoding FKBP-type peptidyl-prolyl cis-trans isomerase — its product is MSERVENRTAGQAPATKAQRRLAAQLAEKKAAEARRRRQSMLGAAAGVLAVVALVGGLVWLNSGDDDKPATATSASPSAPVEPAAPPAPELPAGTDPALKTKPTVQAGSGDLKKLTVTTLVKGTGPAVKAGQTITTNYVGVFYKDGKQFDASWDNGQPATFQIGVGQVIKGWDQGLVGVPVGSRVQLDLPADLAYGNDASGGRPAGPLRFVVDVLAAQ